In a genomic window of Acidilobus saccharovorans 345-15:
- the acs gene encoding acetate--CoA ligase yields MESLSESPSKQEIELLPYGEKYHPYHNKYVDFWRQSLADPMRFWDERARELVWYRTWDRVLDDSNPPFYRWFVGGETNVNLNALDRWMNTHVANKVAYYWEGEDGTTRVLSYRDLFREVNKFARALQDLGVKPNDTVTIYLPMIPELPISMLAVTRIGGIHSVVFSGFSPSALADRIVDAKSRVLITADGYWRKGKVVELKKNADEGVRLAEERGAKVDKVIVVRRLGNQVAWNEGRDVWYHELVSKYPENTYVKPVPRKADDVLFILYTSGTTGKPKGIMHSVGGYMVYVYNVFKWNWDIRPEDVHWTMADVGWITGHTYIVYGPLLNGATEVMYEGAIDYPQPDRPWQIVERYGVTIFYTSPTALRMLRQYGDEWVKKHDLSTLRILGTVGEPINPDVWKWYFEVVGRGKCPIVDTWWMTETGAAMIAPAPGISLVQLKPGSATFPMPGIEADVLDESGKPTPPGVKGYLVIKRPWPGMLLGVWGDPERYVKTYWSRFPGYFYPGDYAVKDEEGYFWLLGRADEVLKVAGHRIGTAELEDTLIKHPAVAEAAVIGVPDPIKGEVPVAAVVLKAGYRPSEDLKKELIDMIRTNIGPIATPQAILFVSKLPKTRSGKIMRRLLKDIMEGRPLGDTTTLEDPTAVDELKRAWDEFKSQMR; encoded by the coding sequence GTGGAGTCCTTGTCCGAGTCGCCTTCTAAACAGGAGATAGAGCTCCTGCCCTACGGCGAGAAGTACCACCCGTACCACAACAAGTACGTCGACTTCTGGAGGCAGAGCCTGGCCGACCCCATGAGGTTCTGGGACGAGAGGGCGAGGGAGCTGGTGTGGTACCGCACCTGGGACAGGGTGCTTGACGACTCCAACCCGCCCTTCTACCGCTGGTTCGTCGGCGGCGAGACCAACGTAAACCTGAACGCCCTGGACAGGTGGATGAACACGCACGTGGCCAACAAGGTCGCCTACTACTGGGAGGGGGAGGACGGCACCACGAGGGTGCTCAGCTACAGGGACCTGTTCCGCGAGGTCAACAAGTTCGCCAGGGCGCTGCAGGACCTGGGCGTCAAGCCCAACGACACGGTCACAATATACCTACCGATGATACCCGAGCTCCCGATATCCATGTTGGCGGTCACCAGGATAGGCGGGATACACAGCGTGGTCTTCTCGGGCTTCAGCCCGTCAGCCCTGGCGGACAGGATAGTGGACGCCAAGTCGAGGGTCCTCATAACTGCCGACGGCTACTGGAGGAAGGGAAAGGTCGTCGAGCTCAAGAAGAACGCCGACGAGGGCGTTAGGCTGGCCGAGGAGAGGGGGGCAAAGGTCGACAAGGTCATAGTTGTCAGGAGGCTGGGCAACCAGGTGGCCTGGAACGAGGGCAGGGACGTCTGGTACCACGAGCTCGTCTCAAAGTACCCTGAGAACACCTACGTTAAGCCCGTCCCGAGGAAGGCCGATGACGTCCTCTTCATACTGTACACCAGCGGGACCACCGGCAAGCCAAAGGGGATAATGCACAGCGTGGGCGGCTACATGGTTTACGTCTACAACGTGTTCAAGTGGAACTGGGACATAAGGCCCGAGGACGTGCACTGGACCATGGCTGACGTGGGCTGGATAACGGGGCACACCTACATAGTCTACGGCCCGCTGCTCAACGGCGCGACGGAGGTGATGTATGAGGGGGCCATAGACTACCCGCAGCCCGACAGACCGTGGCAGATAGTGGAGAGGTATGGGGTCACGATATTCTACACGAGCCCGACTGCCCTTAGGATGCTGAGGCAGTACGGCGACGAGTGGGTCAAGAAGCACGACCTCTCGACTCTGAGGATACTCGGCACCGTGGGCGAGCCCATAAACCCCGACGTCTGGAAGTGGTACTTTGAGGTAGTCGGCAGGGGGAAGTGCCCAATAGTGGACACCTGGTGGATGACGGAGACAGGGGCCGCAATGATAGCTCCGGCCCCCGGGATATCGCTTGTGCAGCTCAAGCCGGGCTCAGCCACCTTCCCGATGCCTGGCATAGAAGCCGACGTGCTTGACGAGAGCGGGAAACCCACGCCGCCGGGCGTCAAGGGGTACCTGGTCATAAAGAGGCCGTGGCCCGGCATGCTGCTCGGCGTCTGGGGCGACCCTGAGAGGTACGTCAAGACCTACTGGTCAAGGTTCCCCGGCTACTTCTACCCTGGCGACTACGCGGTCAAGGATGAGGAGGGCTACTTCTGGCTGCTGGGCAGGGCCGACGAGGTCCTCAAGGTGGCTGGCCACAGGATAGGCACGGCGGAGCTAGAGGACACGCTGATAAAGCACCCCGCCGTCGCCGAGGCGGCCGTCATAGGCGTCCCTGACCCGATAAAGGGTGAGGTGCCCGTGGCCGCGGTGGTGCTCAAGGCGGGCTACAGGCCCAGCGAGGATCTGAAGAAGGAGCTCATAGACATGATAAGGACCAACATAGGGCCCATAGCGACCCCTCAGGCGATACTGTTCGTGAGCAAGCTGCCAAAGACGAGGAGCGGCAAAATAATGAGGAGGCTGCTGAAGGACATAATGGAGGGCAGGCCGCTGGGCGACACGACAACCCTCGAGGACCCCACCGCGGTCGACGAGCTCAAGAGGGCTTGGGACGAGTTCAAGTCGCAGATGAGGTGA
- a CDS encoding acetate uptake transporter — MSQDQPFADPSSLGLWGFALTTIVLSLHNAGLISTAGLTLAYAFFWGGAAQVFAGWMDFKRGNMLGGTAFSTYGLFWIGLAMAFVLSSWDPSVFSMSGAELGAWFVLWGVLTLIYAVGAYMAKARVLTSVLALLTLTFWVLGAAFFSGSAAITRAGGWIGVITGLDALYLGAALLINWVARGQALPT; from the coding sequence TTGAGCCAGGACCAGCCCTTCGCGGACCCCAGCTCCCTGGGCCTCTGGGGCTTCGCCCTGACGACCATAGTGCTCAGCCTTCACAACGCTGGCCTAATATCAACTGCGGGGCTCACCCTGGCCTACGCCTTCTTCTGGGGAGGGGCCGCCCAGGTCTTCGCGGGCTGGATGGACTTCAAGAGGGGCAACATGCTCGGGGGCACGGCCTTCAGCACCTACGGCCTCTTCTGGATCGGGCTGGCCATGGCCTTCGTGTTGAGCAGCTGGGACCCCTCAGTGTTCAGCATGAGCGGGGCCGAGCTCGGGGCGTGGTTCGTGCTCTGGGGGGTGCTGACCTTGATCTACGCGGTGGGCGCCTACATGGCCAAGGCCAGGGTGCTCACTTCAGTGCTGGCCCTGCTGACCCTGACCTTCTGGGTCCTGGGAGCGGCGTTCTTCTCCGGCAGCGCGGCCATAACCAGGGCAGGGGGGTGGATAGGCGTCATAACTGGACTTGACGCGCTCTACCTCGGGGCCGCCCTGCTGATTAACTGGGTCGCCAGGGGGCAGGCGCTGCCAACCTGA
- a CDS encoding GNAT family N-acetyltransferase, which yields MSSCRRERLAALGSYSIELLCPEDAKYVVEFYSSLDAFSLYYRFLGIFKDFEGHARRLFSGQCNYAIGAFLGNDIVALGEGFSDCRSAELAFAVKEEHRRRGLATVIAALLILEAYRRGIKTMEAYMHGDNYAAIRIGEKVGLNLECEGDVYHGKAEVAKVRDRCLNAIREKGGSLEPWYLEAIASVKP from the coding sequence TTGAGCTCCTGCAGGAGGGAGAGGCTCGCAGCCCTGGGCAGCTACTCCATTGAGCTCCTCTGCCCCGAGGACGCCAAGTACGTGGTGGAGTTCTACTCGTCACTGGACGCCTTCTCGCTCTACTACAGGTTCCTGGGGATATTCAAGGACTTCGAGGGGCACGCCAGGAGGCTCTTCTCGGGGCAGTGCAACTACGCCATAGGCGCATTCCTTGGCAATGACATAGTTGCCCTGGGCGAGGGCTTCTCGGACTGCAGGAGCGCCGAGCTGGCCTTCGCAGTGAAGGAGGAGCACAGGAGGAGGGGGCTGGCCACAGTGATAGCCGCCCTGCTGATACTTGAGGCCTACAGGAGGGGGATCAAGACCATGGAGGCCTACATGCACGGGGACAACTACGCTGCCATAAGGATAGGCGAGAAGGTCGGGCTTAACCTTGAGTGCGAGGGCGACGTCTATCACGGTAAGGCCGAGGTGGCCAAGGTAAGGGACAGGTGCCTAAACGCAATAAGGGAGAAGGGGGGCTCCCTGGAGCCCTGGTACCTCGAGGCCATAGCCTCGGTAAAGCCTTAG
- a CDS encoding N-type ATP pyrophosphatase superfamily has protein sequence MGSRVAMFSGGKDGLRAASLAWPVDILLFLVYDFPEPSPHIENVGATIAEASLIGKPIVVARLDRGKEFEETADLLRKLNADKLIAGDVFVEDHLKYMESLASEAGASLLEPLWGQDTLEILMKDLEEGYSMKVLGARTRALRRAVGEVVDRHNSEWFLSLAKSDGADPLGENGEYHTVVVNSPLHRAPLRTFNVRRISMECCDIELVAAPFNQAALGSYIRAFGTP, from the coding sequence ATGGGAAGCAGGGTCGCCATGTTCTCCGGCGGCAAGGACGGGCTGAGGGCCGCCTCGCTGGCCTGGCCCGTTGACATCCTCCTGTTCCTTGTGTACGACTTCCCTGAGCCGAGCCCCCACATAGAGAACGTCGGCGCCACCATAGCCGAGGCCTCGCTCATAGGAAAGCCCATAGTCGTCGCGAGGCTTGACAGGGGCAAGGAGTTTGAGGAGACTGCCGACCTGCTGAGGAAGCTGAACGCTGACAAACTCATAGCTGGCGACGTCTTCGTTGAGGACCACCTCAAGTACATGGAGTCCCTGGCCTCGGAGGCCGGGGCGTCGCTCCTCGAGCCCCTGTGGGGCCAGGACACGCTGGAGATACTCATGAAGGACCTTGAGGAGGGCTACTCCATGAAGGTCCTGGGGGCCAGGACAAGGGCCCTGAGGAGGGCCGTCGGCGAGGTAGTGGACAGGCACAACTCAGAGTGGTTCCTGTCCCTTGCCAAGAGCGACGGGGCTGACCCCCTTGGCGAGAACGGGGAGTACCATACGGTCGTCGTTAACTCCCCGCTCCACAGGGCCCCGCTCAGGACGTTCAACGTCAGGAGGATATCCATGGAGTGCTGCGACATAGAGCTTGTGGCGGCCCCGTTCAACCAGGCCGCGCTGGGCTCCTACATAAGGGCCTTCGGCACGCCGTAG
- a CDS encoding ABC transporter substrate-binding protein, whose product MGNSRGSISTAALAAIVVVIIIVAVAGLAIYYTHRPSKVTTSTKPTPTTTSTTTTSTSASSQQVTLTIATYTGAPQQFLSMAAQLFEQEHPGVVIKVDAYPFTEYITNELTVLKAGESSYDIVTFTPTSARLLAPYLVPLNSSVINTSDILWPAESFGGVIYNATTNTSEMVGVAPWVSNVLIIYNTKYFDNATLQQEFYNEYHMQLNPWTWHNWTVVVDVSQFFVSHNITKYGVLIMDDTAGGDLDSSFESIYGWFYIHNQSLNCGTIHGIPGFGIEFYGCYPKGWTYPFPPPAINTSAGVQALEILRELVSYEPSPTVFQVSFDNTPELFAEGYGPAAVNYASRLAAILAQNVSPSEIGLAPLPGNYSMAGGTYFGISRYSQNKQLALEFLQFVESPQVQEEMFLKLGLFPISKQAYSVLLSNSSVPAYEKNWLLANEISAEYGNAWEPLVPVTLQLGNALGNALLNYLENPTSQSPQQVLNSVAAQYISILKSYYASTTTSSS is encoded by the coding sequence TTGGGAAATAGTCGCGGCTCGATCTCCACGGCCGCCCTGGCGGCCATAGTTGTTGTAATAATTATTGTCGCGGTGGCCGGCCTCGCTATATATTACACGCACAGGCCCTCTAAGGTCACAACTTCAACAAAGCCGACGCCAACAACCACATCTACGACCACAACTTCAACGTCAGCGAGCTCGCAGCAGGTCACGCTAACGATAGCGACCTACACCGGCGCGCCGCAGCAGTTCCTCAGCATGGCCGCCCAGCTCTTCGAGCAGGAGCACCCCGGCGTTGTAATCAAGGTCGACGCCTACCCGTTCACGGAGTACATAACAAACGAGCTCACAGTCCTGAAGGCCGGCGAGAGCTCCTATGACATAGTGACGTTCACTCCCACCAGCGCGAGGCTGCTGGCGCCCTACCTGGTGCCGCTGAACTCGTCGGTGATAAACACCAGCGACATACTCTGGCCGGCTGAGAGCTTCGGCGGCGTGATATATAACGCCACCACCAACACCTCAGAGATGGTTGGCGTGGCCCCCTGGGTCTCAAACGTGCTCATAATATACAACACCAAGTACTTCGACAACGCCACCCTGCAGCAGGAGTTCTACAACGAGTACCACATGCAGCTGAACCCGTGGACCTGGCACAACTGGACCGTCGTGGTTGACGTGAGCCAGTTCTTCGTGAGCCACAACATAACCAAGTACGGCGTCCTCATAATGGACGACACGGCCGGCGGCGACCTCGACTCGAGCTTCGAGTCCATATACGGCTGGTTCTACATACACAACCAGAGCCTCAACTGCGGCACAATACATGGAATACCCGGCTTCGGCATAGAGTTCTACGGCTGCTACCCCAAGGGCTGGACCTACCCGTTCCCGCCGCCCGCCATAAACACCTCGGCCGGGGTCCAGGCCCTTGAGATACTCAGGGAGCTGGTCAGCTACGAGCCCTCGCCGACTGTGTTCCAGGTGTCGTTTGACAACACGCCTGAGCTCTTCGCCGAGGGCTACGGCCCCGCGGCCGTGAACTACGCCTCAAGGCTGGCCGCCATACTTGCCCAGAACGTGAGCCCAAGCGAGATAGGCCTGGCCCCGCTCCCGGGCAACTACTCCATGGCAGGGGGCACCTACTTTGGCATAAGCAGGTACTCGCAGAACAAGCAGCTCGCCCTTGAGTTCCTGCAGTTCGTAGAGTCGCCGCAGGTGCAGGAGGAGATGTTCCTGAAGCTGGGCCTGTTCCCGATATCGAAGCAGGCCTACAGCGTGCTGCTGTCGAACTCCTCGGTGCCGGCCTACGAGAAGAACTGGCTGCTGGCCAACGAGATCTCGGCTGAGTACGGCAACGCGTGGGAGCCGCTGGTGCCGGTCACCTTACAGCTCGGCAACGCCCTCGGCAACGCGCTGCTGAACTACCTTGAGAACCCGACCAGCCAGAGCCCGCAGCAGGTGCTCAACTCGGTGGCAGCGCAGTACATAAGCATATTGAAGTCGTACTACGCCTCGACCACGACCTCCTCTTCGTGA
- a CDS encoding MFS transporter produces the protein MSRPWRYPREYLRLVSIVTSFAAILTPLDSTIVSVSLPAIARGSHANYLETIWVPVGYLASLSAFLLLFGRLGDVRGRKRVFTVGFLIFTVGTIMCALSVNGLELDAWRAVQGLGAAMILSNSGAIITEAYPPWERGKAFGYWTLAVYTGTTVGPVVGGAITSFRYIAGVPSWRWVFLVTVPLAALGYALSQAYLKESERVDEPVDVLGGLLAAAGIWLTLMGLTAGAFEGWSPEYLSLLAAGLALISAFAVRESRLGPRALLDLRLFRSVPFSAGNLAALLNYAGYFFVPFFLSYYMIEVLGIGPIYVSLALLSLSLAMVVLSPISGRLSDRVGARPLATAGMAIIAVGLALLMQLGLRASLQDITWRAVLLGIGMGLFSSPNTASVMGAAPRDRLSVASGTLNLMRFAGQSLSLALASALAASYIPRGVLVTIFTGLPAAQAASAVSFVRGLRAIYMVMIWLVVAGAVASAIRGRS, from the coding sequence TTGTCCCGCCCCTGGAGGTACCCCAGGGAGTACCTCAGGCTAGTGTCAATAGTGACCTCATTCGCGGCCATCCTAACCCCCCTGGACAGCACAATAGTCAGCGTCTCCCTGCCGGCCATAGCCAGGGGCTCGCACGCCAACTACCTGGAGACCATCTGGGTCCCCGTGGGGTACCTGGCCTCGCTCTCGGCGTTCCTCCTGCTCTTCGGCAGGCTTGGCGACGTGCGTGGCAGGAAGAGAGTGTTCACCGTGGGCTTCCTTATATTCACCGTTGGCACGATCATGTGCGCCCTCTCGGTCAACGGCCTCGAGCTCGACGCCTGGAGGGCCGTGCAGGGCCTCGGGGCCGCCATGATACTGTCCAACAGCGGCGCCATAATTACCGAGGCCTACCCGCCGTGGGAGAGGGGCAAGGCCTTCGGCTACTGGACGCTTGCGGTCTACACTGGAACAACTGTAGGGCCCGTGGTGGGAGGCGCAATAACAAGCTTCAGGTACATAGCTGGGGTGCCGAGCTGGAGGTGGGTCTTCCTGGTCACTGTGCCCCTTGCCGCCCTCGGCTACGCCCTGTCCCAGGCGTACCTTAAGGAGTCGGAGCGCGTTGACGAGCCTGTAGACGTGCTCGGGGGGCTGCTGGCGGCCGCAGGGATATGGCTCACCCTCATGGGCCTCACCGCCGGGGCCTTCGAGGGCTGGTCCCCTGAGTACCTCTCGCTGCTGGCGGCCGGGCTCGCCCTCATCTCAGCGTTCGCTGTCAGGGAGTCGAGGCTTGGGCCGCGCGCCCTCCTGGACCTCAGGCTCTTCAGGTCAGTGCCCTTCTCCGCGGGGAACCTGGCGGCCCTCCTGAACTACGCTGGATATTTCTTCGTGCCCTTCTTCCTAAGCTACTACATGATAGAGGTCCTGGGCATAGGGCCCATATACGTGAGCCTCGCCCTCCTCTCCCTGTCGCTGGCCATGGTTGTCCTCTCCCCCATAAGCGGGAGGCTCTCGGACAGGGTGGGGGCGAGGCCGCTCGCCACCGCTGGGATGGCAATAATAGCGGTCGGCCTGGCCCTCCTGATGCAGCTCGGCCTGAGGGCGTCGCTGCAGGACATAACGTGGAGGGCCGTGCTCCTGGGCATTGGCATGGGCCTCTTCTCAAGCCCTAACACCGCGTCCGTCATGGGCGCGGCCCCAAGGGACAGGCTCTCAGTGGCCTCGGGCACGCTGAACCTGATGAGGTTCGCGGGGCAGTCGCTGAGCCTGGCCCTCGCGAGCGCCCTGGCGGCCTCCTACATTCCAAGGGGGGTCCTCGTGACCATATTCACAGGGCTGCCGGCGGCCCAGGCCGCCAGCGCGGTGAGCTTCGTGCGCGGCCTCAGGGCAATATACATGGTTATGATATGGCTAGTGGTGGCCGGCGCCGTGGCGTCAGCCATAAGGGGCAGGAGCTGA
- a CDS encoding YeeE/YedE thiosulfate transporter family protein: protein MITYTAPMWVGLIIGFIIGAAAEAWGIANPETLIRLAKWEDRLFLDCIALGFAIGTPVLFGLYALGVGFHWGPKPLYVIGVGLGGVLFGSGLALSGYFPGSIWMALGEGRRDAVYALFGAILGAATWTAMYQDPAIRKALVGTLNFGSQIIGATHPSGAEYLVPWPGLNRYSLFGIALVYGIIMFLIAYYVPRYRGGSRSCLRANIEKRVTPVEMKMHEDTARYLTDGALPYKKGSLAQKLNEYYAVESNVTRWFMVSVAGIVALTVVAEMFLHQIFGESTTDSWIAGHLFMPNFAYSKIVFKGIGWEPYSDIGTLMGSFFAAIFLTRRFTAFRNIIPPSWAERFGTNSAVRFLGSFGGAYLMLLGARMADGCASGHILSGGLEMALSGLEFAGFVFLSMVLVGRVYYQRRR, encoded by the coding sequence TTGATAACATACACGGCCCCCATGTGGGTGGGCCTCATAATAGGCTTCATAATAGGGGCCGCGGCGGAGGCCTGGGGCATCGCAAACCCTGAGACGCTGATACGCCTTGCGAAGTGGGAGGACAGGCTGTTCCTTGACTGCATAGCCCTCGGGTTTGCAATAGGCACGCCAGTGCTCTTCGGCCTCTACGCCCTTGGTGTGGGCTTCCACTGGGGCCCCAAGCCCCTCTACGTGATAGGAGTTGGCCTTGGAGGCGTGCTCTTCGGCTCAGGGCTGGCACTCTCAGGCTACTTCCCAGGATCCATATGGATGGCCCTCGGCGAGGGCAGGAGGGACGCCGTCTACGCGCTGTTCGGCGCTATACTCGGGGCCGCGACGTGGACGGCGATGTACCAGGACCCGGCCATAAGGAAGGCGCTCGTGGGGACGCTCAACTTCGGCAGCCAGATAATAGGCGCAACTCACCCGAGCGGGGCGGAGTACCTGGTGCCGTGGCCTGGGCTTAACAGGTACTCACTGTTCGGCATAGCACTCGTCTACGGCATAATAATGTTCCTCATAGCGTACTACGTGCCGAGGTACAGGGGAGGCTCGAGGAGCTGCCTGAGGGCCAACATTGAGAAGAGGGTGACGCCCGTTGAGATGAAGATGCACGAGGACACCGCGAGGTACCTCACGGACGGCGCACTGCCATACAAGAAGGGGAGCCTGGCGCAGAAGCTCAACGAGTACTACGCGGTTGAGAGCAACGTGACCAGGTGGTTCATGGTCTCCGTGGCGGGCATAGTGGCCCTCACGGTGGTTGCGGAGATGTTCCTGCACCAGATATTCGGGGAGTCTACCACGGACAGCTGGATAGCTGGCCACCTCTTCATGCCCAACTTCGCCTACAGCAAGATAGTGTTCAAGGGCATAGGGTGGGAGCCCTACAGCGACATAGGCACGCTGATGGGCAGCTTCTTCGCAGCCATATTCCTGACCAGGAGGTTCACGGCCTTCAGGAACATAATACCGCCCAGCTGGGCCGAGAGGTTCGGCACCAACAGCGCAGTGAGGTTCCTGGGCAGCTTCGGAGGGGCGTACCTGATGCTGCTCGGCGCCAGGATGGCTGACGGCTGCGCCAGCGGGCACATACTGAGCGGAGGCCTTGAGATGGCCCTCAGCGGCCTCGAGTTCGCCGGCTTCGTGTTCCTGAGCATGGTGCTGGTCGGCAGGGTTTACTACCAGAGGAGGAGGTGA